In Marinicella rhabdoformis, a genomic segment contains:
- a CDS encoding TolC family protein, which translates to MSEFGQQLATLDVLANATQNHITLISIQSHIKLSEAEQQWAEKNLEMTQSRFKKGVAFKAEVFQAKATLKQTELKQQRLKNQQKHWQLKLANLWGSSVADFETVTGDLMHFNQQLSLDVLLMNLKKSPYIQRFTAETRLQEITRQQIQASSKSDFNWELGINRIQETQDTAIIAGFSMPLFKQQRNHGVLSANAAKTAQINMQQQQQKLKLETQLRQAFQNINATMSETKTLKNEVIPWLKKAHQETLKAYQLGRYSYQELLTVQKQVFDAERQLIDTAAATHRHETIIEQLSGQSLNNRNAP; encoded by the coding sequence ATCAGTGAATTCGGTCAGCAATTGGCCACTTTAGATGTACTGGCCAACGCAACACAAAACCACATCACACTGATTTCAATACAATCTCATATCAAACTGTCAGAAGCCGAACAACAATGGGCAGAAAAAAACCTAGAAATGACGCAGTCTCGTTTCAAAAAAGGGGTGGCATTTAAAGCAGAAGTGTTTCAAGCCAAAGCGACCTTAAAACAAACAGAACTCAAACAACAGCGTTTAAAAAACCAACAAAAACACTGGCAATTGAAATTAGCCAACTTATGGGGAAGTTCTGTTGCTGACTTCGAGACTGTAACAGGCGACTTAATGCACTTCAATCAGCAACTTTCATTGGATGTTTTGTTAATGAACTTAAAAAAATCACCGTATATTCAACGATTTACAGCAGAAACCAGACTCCAAGAAATCACTCGCCAACAAATCCAAGCCTCATCAAAAAGCGATTTTAACTGGGAATTAGGCATCAACCGCATACAAGAAACGCAAGACACCGCGATAATTGCTGGGTTTTCCATGCCACTGTTCAAGCAGCAAAGAAACCATGGCGTATTGTCAGCCAATGCAGCCAAAACAGCTCAAATCAATATGCAACAACAACAGCAAAAGCTGAAGCTTGAAACACAGCTCCGACAAGCTTTTCAAAACATAAACGCCACAATGTCAGAAACCAAAACATTGAAAAATGAAGTGATTCCATGGCTTAAAAAAGCCCACCAAGAAACACTGAAAGCGTACCAATTAGGACGCTACAGTTACCAAGAATTGCTCACAGTTCAAAAACAAGTATTCGACGCAGAGCGCCAATTAATCGATACCGCTGCGGCAACACACAGACACGAAACCATCATAGAACAACTGAGTGGACAATCACTCAACAACAGGAATGCCCCATGA
- the lpdA gene encoding dihydrolipoyl dehydrogenase has protein sequence MTTQYDVVVIGGGPAGYVAAIRAAQMGFNTLCVDRFKGKDGKYALGGTCLNVGCIPSKALLDSSKHFDHMTHSYDVHGISFENPKMDVATMIARKDKIVKQLTGGIAQLFKANKVKYIAGSGKLLKDRQVEITNDDGTQVVQANHVILASGSVPISIPNVEIDNEHIVDNSGALDINAVPERLGVIGGGVIGLELGSVWNRLGSEVKVFEAMDTFLAACDQGMAKMAARTFKKQGLDIHLSTFVKSATIKDGKVKVVSEKNGEQVTETFDKLLVAVGRKAETEGLLADDCGVTLTDRGQIDVNDDCQTSVPNVWAIGDAVRGPMLAHKGSEEGSAVAERIAGQHGHVDFNTVPFVIYTEPELAWVGKTEEQLKEAGVAYKVGTFPMAANGRALAMNEPTGMVKLLADEETDELLGAHIYSANAADLLSECVVTMEFKGCAEDLSRIIHAHPTLSEAVFEAAMNVDKRAIHKAN, from the coding sequence ATGACAACACAATATGACGTGGTAGTAATCGGTGGTGGACCAGCTGGCTATGTGGCAGCTATTCGCGCTGCTCAAATGGGCTTCAATACATTATGTGTTGATCGCTTTAAAGGCAAAGACGGTAAATATGCCTTGGGTGGTACCTGTTTGAATGTGGGCTGTATTCCATCAAAAGCCTTATTGGATTCATCAAAGCACTTTGATCACATGACACACAGTTACGATGTGCATGGCATCAGCTTTGAAAACCCAAAAATGGACGTGGCAACCATGATTGCCCGCAAAGACAAAATTGTTAAACAATTAACGGGTGGCATTGCTCAATTATTCAAAGCCAATAAAGTTAAATACATAGCGGGCTCTGGTAAGCTGTTGAAAGACCGTCAAGTTGAAATCACCAACGACGATGGAACGCAAGTCGTTCAAGCCAACCATGTGATTTTAGCCTCAGGCTCTGTGCCCATCTCAATTCCAAACGTAGAAATCGACAACGAACACATCGTTGACAATTCAGGCGCACTAGACATCAATGCCGTACCCGAAAGATTAGGTGTGATTGGTGGCGGTGTGATTGGACTTGAATTAGGCAGTGTTTGGAACCGCCTGGGTTCTGAAGTTAAAGTCTTCGAAGCCATGGACACATTCTTAGCTGCTTGTGACCAAGGCATGGCCAAAATGGCAGCCAGAACATTCAAGAAACAAGGATTGGACATTCACTTGTCTACCTTTGTTAAATCAGCCACCATCAAAGACGGTAAAGTTAAAGTGGTCTCTGAAAAGAACGGCGAACAAGTCACTGAAACATTTGATAAGTTATTGGTCGCTGTCGGCCGTAAAGCTGAAACGGAAGGCTTATTGGCGGACGATTGTGGTGTGACATTAACCGACCGTGGTCAAATTGACGTCAATGACGACTGTCAAACTTCTGTACCAAACGTTTGGGCCATTGGTGATGCCGTACGCGGCCCCATGCTGGCACACAAGGGTTCTGAAGAAGGTTCTGCTGTTGCTGAACGCATCGCAGGACAACATGGGCATGTAGACTTCAACACCGTTCCTTTTGTTATTTACACTGAGCCTGAGTTGGCATGGGTTGGTAAAACAGAAGAACAATTGAAAGAAGCTGGCGTTGCCTACAAAGTCGGTACATTCCCAATGGCGGCCAATGGCCGTGCCTTGGCCATGAATGAGCCTACAGGTATGGTTAAATTGTTGGCTGACGAAGAAACCGATGAATTATTGGGCGCACACATCTATTCTGCCAATGCAGCAGACTTGTTGTCTGAATGTGTGGTTACCATGGAATTCAAAGGTTGTGCTGAAGACTTGTCTCGCATCATCCACGCGCATCCTACGCTTTCTGAAGCTGTATTTGAAGCAGCGATGAACGTTGACAAACGCGCCATTCATAAAGCAAATTAA